The Micromonospora violae DNA segment GAAGACCGGCAAGCCGCGTACCCCGGTGGTGCACAAGAAGGGCTGCCAGGAGATGGAGGGCTGGGCCGCCCTCGACTACTCCCGGCAGCGCAAGTCCCTCAAGAACGGCGACTACGACCGGCAGGCGAACCAGCAGCAGCTGATCAAGGCGATGGCCAAGAAGGCCACCGAGGGCGGGATGTTGTCCAACCCGGCCAAGATGAACAACCTGATCAAGGCTGCGGGTAAGGCGTTCGTGCTGGACACCGGTGGTGTGGCGATCGAGAAGTTCATCTTCACGATGCGTGGCGTCACCGGCAACGAGCTGACCATGCTCAAGACCAACAACGGCACCTTCAACGCCAACGGCAACAACACCGAGGGCTTGAACGAAGAGACGATGGCCATGTTCCGGGCCGTCAAGCAGGACAAACTCGCCGAGTTCGTCTTCACCCACCCCGAGGTGATCTCCACCCGCAAGTAGGGCCGGTAGTCGCGGAAAGCCAGCGACGGCGTCCTCACCGCCCGTAGCCTGACGTGAGCAGGTTTCACGTATCGGCTGCGGGGAGGCGGACACGTCCAGGTGGGGACGGAACGCGGCGGGCCGGGCCGGAGCCCCACCCGCCCGGCCGCCTCGCGCCCGTGGGTCGCGGATCCTGCTCGGCGTCGGCCTGGCCCTCGTCCTGCTGGCCGGGCTCGCCGTGGCCGGCATCAAGATGCTCGGCCACCGGTACGACCGCACGGTGACCAAGGAGCAACTGCTCGACCCCGACGCCCGCACCACCCGCACCGACCTCGACGGGCCGCTCAACTATCTCCTGGTCGGCTCCGACCGGCGTCCCGGCGACAGCGGCCCGGACCAGCGCTCGGACACCATCCTCATCGTGCACGTCCCCGCCGGTCAGCGGGAGGCGTACCTGGTCTCCATCCCACGCGACCTGCTGGTCGCCATCCCACCCGCGAACGGCTTCGGCGGCGGTCAAGACAAGATCAATGCGGCGTACGAGCACGGCGGCGGCGGGCAGGCCGGTGCCCAACTGCTCTCCGCCACCCTGCACCGGCTCACCGGCATCCGCTTCGACGGCGCCGCGCTGATCGACTTCTCCGGCTTCCGGCAGGTCATCGACCTGCTCGGCGGAGTGGAGATGTGCGTGGACACCGAGGTCCGCTCGATCCACACCAACCGTGTCTTCCCCACCGGCTGCCACCAGATGGACGGGGCGCAGGCGCTGGACTACGTCCGCCAGCGCTACGACCTGCCCGGCGGGGACTACGACCGGCAGCACCACCAGCAGCAGTTGCTCCGGGCGATGCTGGACAGCGCCGGCCGGGCGGACCTGCGCAGCAACCCCGTCAAGCTGGACCAGGTGCTCCGGGCGGTCGGCGGCTCGCTGACCGTCGACACCAACGGCGTACCCCTGGAGGACCTGCTCCTCGCGCTCCGCGCGCTGCCGCCCGACGGAATGCGCGGCGTCCAGGTGCCCTCCTCGCCGCAGACCATCAACGAGGTCTCGTACGTGGTGCTGGACAACGGGGGCAACGGGCTCTTCGAGGCACTTCGCGGCACCCGGGTGCCCGCCTGGGCGCGGGCCAACCCCCGATGGGTGACCCGGTTGTGATGGTGCCGACGGCCCGGTCGACGGCAAACCGGGCCACGAGGATCTAGTGTTGCTTCCTGTGTTCGGACCCCAGGTTCCCACCGTGCCCGTGACCGAGATCGCCGACGATACCTACCTGCTGGATGTGCGGGAGGACGACGAGTGGGCGGCCGGCCATGCGCCCACCGCTCACCACCTGCCGATGATGGAGCTGCCGGCCCGGCTGGCCGAGGTGCCCACCGACCGGGAGGTGGCCGTCGTCTGCCGTTCCGGCGGGCGTTCCGCCCAGGTCGTCGCCTACCTGATCAACAACGGTTGGGAGCAGGTGCGCAACGCCGACGGCGGGATGCGCCAGTGGGCTGCGGTCGGCCGACCGGTGGTCGACGCGAACGGACAGCCCGGTCAGGTCATCTGAGGCCGGCGACATGGGCGGGCCACTGGTCTTCGCGCACCGCGGCGCCTCGTTCGACCTACCCGAGCACACCCTCGCCGCGTATTTGCGCGCTCTCGACGAGGGTGCGGACGGCCTGGAGTGTGACGTCCGGCTGACCCGGGACGGGCACCTGGTCTGCGTGCACGACCGACGACTCGACCGCACCAGCAACGGTCGCGGTCTGGTCAGCGCGCGTACGCTCGCCGAGTTGGACGCCCTCGACTTCGGCTCCTGGCACCCGGGCAGCGCGTCGGACGGCGACCTGCCGCCGGACGA contains these protein-coding regions:
- a CDS encoding LCP family protein, with amino-acid sequence MLGHRYDRTVTKEQLLDPDARTTRTDLDGPLNYLLVGSDRRPGDSGPDQRSDTILIVHVPAGQREAYLVSIPRDLLVAIPPANGFGGGQDKINAAYEHGGGGQAGAQLLSATLHRLTGIRFDGAALIDFSGFRQVIDLLGGVEMCVDTEVRSIHTNRVFPTGCHQMDGAQALDYVRQRYDLPGGDYDRQHHQQQLLRAMLDSAGRADLRSNPVKLDQVLRAVGGSLTVDTNGVPLEDLLLALRALPPDGMRGVQVPSSPQTINEVSYVVLDNGGNGLFEALRGTRVPAWARANPRWVTRL
- a CDS encoding rhodanese-like domain-containing protein; protein product: MFGPQVPTVPVTEIADDTYLLDVREDDEWAAGHAPTAHHLPMMELPARLAEVPTDREVAVVCRSGGRSAQVVAYLINNGWEQVRNADGGMRQWAAVGRPVVDANGQPGQVI